One window of Mauremys mutica isolate MM-2020 ecotype Southern chromosome 20, ASM2049712v1, whole genome shotgun sequence genomic DNA carries:
- the PA2G4 gene encoding proliferation-associated protein 2G4: protein MSGEEEAAELTIAEDLVVTKYKMGGDIANRVLRAVVEAAKSGGSVLGLCEKGDAMIMEETGKIFKKEKEMKKGIAFPTSISVNNCVCHFSPLKSDQDYILKDGDLVKIDLGVHVDGFIANVAHSFIVDAAKETPVTGRKADVVKAAHLCAEAALRLVKPGNQNTQVTDAWNKIAHSFNCTPIEGMLSHQLKQHVIDGEKTIIQNPTDQQKKDHEKAEFEVHEVYAIDVLVSTGEGKAKDAGQRTTIYKRDPSKQYGLKMKTSRAFFSEVERRFDTMPFTLRAFEDEKKARMGVVECAKHELLQPFNVLYEKEGEFVAQFKFTVLLMPNGPMRITGGPFEPERYKSHLEVQDAELKALLQSSASRKTQKKKKKKASKNAENATTGETAEENEAGD, encoded by the exons ATGTcgggcgaggaggaggcggccgAGCTGACCATCGCCGAGGACCTGGTGGTGACCAAGTACAAGATGGGGGGGGACATCGCCAACC GGGTCCTGCGTGCAGTGGTTGAAGCAGCTAAATCTGGAGGGTCTGTTCTCGGCCTGTGTGAGAAAGGGGATGCCATGATCATGGAAGAGACTGGCAAAATCTTCAAGAAggagaaagaaatgaaaaaag GTATTGCCTTCCCGACGAGTATATCTGTCAATAACTGTGTCTGCCACTTCTCCCCCTTGAAGAGTGACCAGGATTATATCCTCAAAGACGGAGATTTGGTCAAGAT TGACCTGGGAGTCCATGTGGATGGCTTCATAGCGAATGTAGCGCACAGTTTTATCGTCGATGCAGCGAAG GAAACCCCGGTGACGGGTCGTAAAGCTGATGTCGTCAAGGCGGCTCACCTCTGTGCGGAAGCTGCCCTGCGCCTGGTAAAACCCGGAAACCAG AACACACAAGTGACAGACGCCTGGAACAAAATAGCACACTCATTTAACTGCACACCTATCGAAG GGATGCTGTCACACCAGCTGAAACAGCACGTGATTGATGGAGAGAAAACCATCATCCAAAACCCTACAGACCAGCAAAA GAAGGACCACGAAAAAGCCGAGTTTGAGGTCCATGAAGTTTACGCCATTGACGTGCTTGTCAGCACCGGGGAAGGGAAG GCAAAGGATGCTGGCCAGAGAACTACCATTTACAAAAGGGACCCCTCCAAGCAGTATGGCTTGAAAATGAAAACCTCTCGTGCCTTTTTCAGCGAGGTGGAGAGGCGCTTTGACACTATGCCATTTACTCTCAG GGCGTTTGAGGATGAGAAGAAGGCTAGGATGGGGGTGGTGGAATGCGCCAAACACGAGCTGCTCCAGCCTTTCAATGTCCTCTATGAGAAGGAAG GCGAGTTCGTCGCCCAGTTCAAATTCACAGTGCTTCTAATGCCCAACGGCCCCATGAGGATAACCGGCGGCCCCTTCGAGCCGGAGCGCTACAAATCCCACCTTGAGGTTCAGGATGCAGAACTGAAG GCACTGCTACAAAGCTCCGCCAGCCGGAAGAcccagaagaagaagaagaagaag GCATCTAAGAACGCAGAGAACGCCACCACGGGGGAAACAGCAGAAGAGAACGAAGCCGGCGACTGA
- the ZC3H10 gene encoding zinc finger CCCH domain-containing protein 10: MPDRDNYNNGSSGDEAGANSDDICRDFLRNVCKRGKRCRFRHPDISEVTNLGVRKNEFIFCHDFQNKECVRLNCRFIHGTKEDEDYYKKTGELPLRLRQKVAAGLGLSPADLPNSKEEVPICRDFLKGDCQRGAKCKFQHLQREYEYDARVIAARDPSIATTVRRYDPYDVMYDPDRYDDHDPVLKRRRVDGLHFEAYEYSFTSPRTVEYRLLEEENIMLRKRVEDLKKQVNNLLATNEVLLEQNAQFRNQAKVMTLSSTATATEQTLAPTVGTVTNYNHSIAQTHTTLSSQALQPRPVTQQDLVAPAGAQAAPPTNAAPPMNPEITPLSAALAQTIAQGMAPPVSMAPVAVSVAPVAVSMAQPLGGITMSHATTPMVTYPIASQSMRITAMPH; encoded by the coding sequence ATGCCCGACCGTGACAACTACAACAATGGCAGTAGCGGTGACGAGGCGGGCGCCAACTCCGACGACATCTGCCGCGACTTCCTACGCAACGTCTGCAAGCGAGGCAAGCGCTGCCGCTTCCGGCACCCCGACATCAGCGAGGTCACCAACCTGGGTGTGCGCAAGAACGAATTCATCTTCTGCCACGACTTCCAGAACAAGGAGTGCGTGCGCCTCAACTGCCGCTTCATCCACGGCACCAAGGAGGACGAGGACTATTACAAGAAGACGGGGGAGCTGCCCCTGCGCCTGCGCCAGAAGGTGGCGGCTGGGCTCGGCCTCTCCCCAGCGGACCTGCCGAACAGCAAGGAGGAGGTGCCGATATGCAGGGACTTCCTGAAGGGCGACTGCCAGCGGGGAGCCAAGTGCAAGTTCCAGCACTTGCAGCGGGAGTACGAGTACGACGCCCGGGTCATCGCGGCCCGGGACCCCAGCATTGCCACCACCGTGCGCCGCTACGACCCCTACGACGTCATGTACGACCCCGACCGCTACGACGACCACGACCCGGTGCTGAAGCGGAGGCGGGTGGACGGGCTGCACTTCGAAGCCTACGAGTACAGCTTCACCAGCCCGCGCACGGTGGAGTACCGGCTCCTGGAGGAGGAGAACATCATGCTGCGCAAGCGCGTGGAGGACCTCAAGAAGCAGGTCAACAACCTGCTGGCGACCAACGAGGTGCTGCTGGAGCAGAACGCCCAGTTCCGAAACCAGGCCAAAGTCATGACTCTCAGCTCCACCGCCACGGCCACCGAGCAGACCCTGGCCCCAACCGTGGGCACTGTCACCAATTATAACCACAGCATTGCCCAGACTCACACCACGCTCAGCAGCCAGGCCCTCCAGCCGCGCCCCGTCACCCAGCAGGATTTGGTGGCTCCGGCCGGAGCgcaggcagcaccccccaccaACGCAGCGCCCCCCATGAACCCTGAAATCACCCCACTCTCGGCTGCTCTGGCTCAGACCATCGCACAGGGCATGGCTCCTCCGGTCTCCATGGCGCCTGTGGCGGTGTCGGTGGCGCCCGTGGCAGTTTCAATGGCACAGCCGCTGGGAGGTATCACCATGAGCCACGCCACCACGCCCATGGTGACGTACCCCATCGCGTCGCAGAGCATGAGGATAACAGCCATGCCACACTAA